A stretch of the Streptosporangiales bacterium genome encodes the following:
- the sucD gene encoding succinate--CoA ligase subunit alpha has protein sequence MSIWLDENSKVIVQGMTGSEGSNHTRRMLAAGTNIVGGVTPKKGGQTVDFDGTQVPVFDSVADAMAETGADVSVIFVPAKFARTAMIEAVDAGIDLCVAITEGIPVHDTSYAFAHSQGSKTRLIGPNCPGIASPDASNAGIIPATITNSGRIGLVSKSGTLTYQLMYELRDVGFSTCVGIGGDPVIGTTHVDALQAFQEDPETDSIVMIGEIGGDAEERAAAYITDNVTKPVVAYVAGFTAPEGKTMGHAGAIVSGSSGTAQAKAEALGEVGVRVGKTPSETATLMREVMTAS, from the coding sequence ATGAGTATCTGGCTTGACGAGAACAGCAAGGTCATCGTCCAGGGCATGACCGGTTCCGAGGGCAGCAACCACACCAGGCGGATGCTGGCCGCGGGCACGAACATCGTCGGCGGCGTGACACCGAAGAAGGGCGGCCAGACGGTCGACTTCGACGGCACCCAGGTGCCGGTGTTCGACTCGGTCGCGGACGCGATGGCCGAGACCGGCGCGGACGTCTCGGTGATCTTCGTGCCGGCGAAGTTCGCGCGGACGGCGATGATCGAGGCCGTCGACGCGGGCATCGACCTGTGCGTCGCGATCACCGAAGGCATCCCCGTACACGACACGTCGTACGCGTTCGCGCACAGCCAGGGCAGCAAGACCCGGCTGATCGGGCCGAACTGCCCCGGCATCGCCAGCCCGGACGCGTCGAACGCGGGCATCATTCCCGCGACCATCACCAACTCCGGCCGCATCGGCCTGGTCAGCAAGAGCGGCACGCTGACCTACCAGCTGATGTACGAGCTGCGCGACGTCGGGTTCTCCACCTGCGTCGGCATCGGTGGCGACCCGGTGATCGGCACCACCCACGTGGACGCCCTGCAGGCGTTCCAGGAGGACCCGGAGACCGACTCGATCGTGATGATCGGCGAGATCGGCGGCGACGCCGAGGAGCGTGCGGCCGCGTACATCACGGACAACGTCACCAAGCCGGTCGTCGCGTACGTCGCCGGGTTCACCGCGCCCGAGGGCAAGACGATGGGCCACGCGGGCGCCATCGTGTCCGGCTCCTCGGGCACGGCGCAGGCGAAGGCGGAGGCACTGGGCGAGGTCGGTGTACGGGTCGGCAAGACGCCGAGCGAGACCGCGACGCTGATGCGCGAGGTCATGACCGCGAGCTGA
- a CDS encoding phosphoribosylglycinamide formyltransferase has translation MVSGKLIVLVSGTGTILQALLDACADPAYGATVVAVGADRPGVAALERAEAAGVPVFVRRVQDYEDRESWDLALTGAVAAYDPDLVVLAGFMKLTGSKFLARFHGRTINTHPALLPSFPGMNGPRDALAHGVKVTGCTVFVVDEGVDGGPIIEQAAVPVLSSDDEDSLHERIKSVERSVVVETVGRMVREGWTIEGRKVTIP, from the coding sequence CTGGTGTCCGGGAAGCTCATCGTGCTCGTTTCTGGCACTGGCACGATCTTGCAGGCGCTGCTAGACGCATGCGCCGACCCTGCGTACGGCGCGACGGTGGTCGCCGTCGGCGCCGACCGCCCCGGGGTCGCCGCCCTGGAGCGGGCCGAGGCCGCCGGGGTGCCGGTGTTCGTCCGCCGGGTGCAGGACTACGAGGACCGGGAGTCGTGGGACCTCGCGCTCACCGGCGCGGTCGCCGCGTACGACCCCGACCTCGTGGTGCTCGCCGGGTTCATGAAGCTCACCGGCAGCAAGTTCCTCGCCAGGTTCCACGGCCGCACCATCAACACGCACCCGGCACTGCTGCCGTCGTTCCCCGGCATGAACGGCCCGCGGGACGCGCTGGCGCACGGGGTGAAGGTGACCGGGTGCACGGTGTTCGTCGTGGACGAGGGCGTCGACGGCGGTCCGATCATCGAGCAGGCGGCCGTACCGGTGCTGAGCAGCGACGACGAGGACTCCCTGCACGAGCGGATCAAGAGCGTGGAGCGCAGCGTCGTCGTCGAGACCGTCGGCCGGATGGTGCGCGAAGGTTGGACGATCGAGGGCAGGAAGGTCACCATCCCATGA
- the pip gene encoding prolyl aminopeptidase gives MTADVEPYESGMLAVGDGHSVYWETVGDPAGTPAVYLHGGPGSGSKPFARRYFDPHRYRAVLFDQRGCGRSTPLASGPDADLTTNTTSHLVADIERLREHLGIDRWVVVGISWGVTLALVYAQAHPERVLGMALGAVTAGTRGEIDWITREMGRVFPREWQEFAAAVPAAERDNLAAAYARLLADPDPRVHERAARQWCTWEDTYVALMPGWTPNARYDDPEFRSVFARLVTHYWGNHCFLAENQVFDDMHRLADISAVLVHGRHDVSSPLDTAWRLHQAWPTSRLVVVGDAGHGGGGFSGALLAAVDSFVAPA, from the coding sequence ATGACCGCTGACGTGGAGCCGTACGAGTCCGGCATGCTGGCGGTCGGCGACGGCCACAGCGTCTACTGGGAGACCGTCGGCGACCCCGCAGGAACGCCTGCGGTGTACCTGCACGGCGGGCCGGGTAGTGGCAGCAAGCCGTTCGCCAGGCGGTACTTCGACCCGCACAGGTACCGCGCGGTGCTGTTCGACCAGCGTGGCTGTGGCCGGAGCACGCCGCTGGCGAGCGGACCGGACGCCGACCTGACCACGAACACCACCTCACACCTCGTCGCGGACATCGAGCGGCTGCGTGAGCACCTGGGCATCGACCGCTGGGTGGTCGTGGGCATCTCCTGGGGTGTCACCCTGGCCCTGGTGTACGCGCAGGCGCACCCGGAGCGGGTGCTCGGCATGGCGCTCGGCGCGGTCACCGCAGGCACCCGCGGCGAGATCGACTGGATCACCCGCGAGATGGGGCGGGTCTTCCCGCGCGAGTGGCAGGAGTTCGCCGCGGCCGTGCCGGCCGCCGAGCGCGACAACCTCGCCGCGGCCTACGCGCGGCTGCTTGCCGACCCCGACCCGCGGGTGCACGAGCGCGCCGCGAGGCAGTGGTGCACGTGGGAGGACACCTACGTGGCGCTGATGCCCGGCTGGACGCCGAACGCCAGGTACGACGACCCGGAGTTCCGTAGCGTCTTCGCCCGGTTGGTCACGCACTACTGGGGCAACCACTGCTTCCTGGCGGAGAACCAGGTGTTCGACGACATGCACCGCCTGGCGGACATCTCGGCCGTGCTCGTGCACGGCCGGCACGACGTTTCGAGCCCGCTGGACACCGCGTGGCGCCTCCACCAGGCGTGGCCGACCAGCCGCCTCGTCGTAGTGGGCGACGCCGGGCACGGCGGCGGTGGCTTCAGCGGTGCGTTGCTTGCCGCTGTGGATTCGTTCGTCGCGCCGGCCTGA
- the cpt gene encoding chloramphenicol phosphotransferase CPT yields the protein MIVLNGGSSSGKSGISRGLQAVLPEPWLATGVDVFVDALPPELQASDSGIEFADDGQVAVGGTFRELEHAWMLGVATTVRAGAPTIVDDVFLGGAESQQRWRTALTGLTVLWVAVRCDPTVAAAREAARGDRITGMAASQAELVHKGVTYDLEVDTTASEPITCARQIAAHVD from the coding sequence GTGATCGTGCTCAACGGGGGTTCCAGTTCCGGCAAGTCCGGTATCTCGCGGGGCTTGCAGGCGGTGCTGCCTGAGCCGTGGCTGGCCACCGGGGTGGACGTGTTCGTCGACGCGTTGCCGCCGGAGCTGCAGGCGTCCGACAGCGGCATCGAGTTCGCGGACGACGGCCAGGTCGCTGTCGGCGGGACGTTCCGGGAGCTCGAGCACGCCTGGATGCTGGGGGTGGCCACGACGGTACGGGCGGGCGCGCCGACCATCGTCGACGACGTCTTCCTCGGCGGTGCCGAGTCGCAGCAGCGCTGGCGCACGGCGCTCACCGGCCTCACCGTGCTGTGGGTCGCAGTGCGCTGCGATCCCACGGTGGCCGCCGCCCGCGAGGCCGCCCGCGGCGACCGGATCACCGGCATGGCGGCGTCGCAGGCCGAGCTCGTGCACAAGGGCGTGACGTACGACCTCGAGGTGGACACCACCGCGTCCGAGCCGATCACGTGCGCGCGCCAGATCGCCGCGCACGTCGACTGA
- a CDS encoding methylmalonyl-CoA mutase, with protein sequence MASSRLRIVVGKPGLDGHDRGAKVVARALRDAGMEVIYTGLHQTPEQIVEAAIQEDADGIGLSVLSGAHMTLFARVVELLKERDAADIVVFGGGIIPEADIPELEQLGVAKVFGPGATTHDIVTWVRTHVDGAAPADPQHAQA encoded by the coding sequence ATGGCCAGTAGCAGGCTGCGGATCGTCGTCGGCAAGCCCGGGCTGGACGGGCACGACCGGGGTGCGAAGGTCGTCGCCCGTGCGCTGCGCGACGCCGGCATGGAGGTCATCTACACCGGTCTGCACCAGACACCGGAGCAGATCGTCGAGGCGGCCATCCAGGAGGACGCCGACGGCATCGGCCTCTCCGTGCTCTCCGGCGCGCACATGACGCTGTTCGCCCGGGTCGTCGAACTGTTGAAGGAGCGCGACGCCGCCGACATCGTGGTCTTCGGCGGCGGCATCATCCCCGAGGCGGACATCCCCGAGCTCGAGCAGCTCGGCGTGGCAAAGGTCTTCGGCCCCGGCGCCACCACCCACGACATCGTCACCTGGGTACGCACACACGTCGACGGCGCGGCCCCGGCCGACCCGCAGCACGCCCAGGCCTAG
- a CDS encoding alpha/beta hydrolase gives MFASRTDQRFSYCLYVPHHRDGDPQRYPLIVIQHGTGRTAGQYRDAMADFCEAHRCVVLAPLFPAGIVDPDDLHNFKFIAYRDIRFDLVLLDMVDQVADRFPVDAGRFLLHGFSGGGQFTHRFLYLHPHRLAAASIGAPGRITELDDGKPWWLGTHGFADRFGAPPDLDAIRQVPVQLVVGAEDVETWEINNPSDTNWMDGVEQTGSTRIERLQTLRRNYEGHGIAVRFDLVDGVAHEGTLVLPTVSAFFADVLATTAPR, from the coding sequence ATGTTCGCGTCGCGCACCGACCAGCGGTTCAGCTACTGCCTCTACGTGCCGCACCACCGCGACGGCGACCCACAGCGGTACCCGCTGATCGTGATCCAGCACGGCACCGGGCGTACCGCCGGCCAGTACCGCGACGCGATGGCCGACTTCTGCGAGGCACACAGGTGCGTGGTGCTCGCGCCGTTGTTCCCCGCGGGCATCGTCGACCCGGACGACCTGCACAACTTCAAGTTCATCGCGTACCGCGACATCCGCTTCGACCTGGTGCTGCTCGACATGGTGGACCAGGTGGCGGACCGGTTCCCCGTCGACGCGGGCAGGTTCCTGCTGCACGGCTTCTCCGGCGGCGGCCAGTTCACCCACCGCTTCCTTTACCTGCACCCGCACCGGCTCGCGGCCGCGTCGATCGGCGCCCCCGGCCGGATCACCGAGCTCGACGACGGCAAGCCGTGGTGGCTGGGCACCCACGGCTTCGCCGACCGCTTCGGCGCACCGCCTGACCTCGACGCGATCCGGCAGGTGCCCGTGCAGCTGGTCGTCGGTGCCGAGGACGTGGAGACCTGGGAGATCAACAACCCCAGCGATACCAACTGGATGGACGGCGTCGAGCAGACCGGCAGCACCCGTATCGAGCGGCTACAGACGCTACGCAGGAACTACGAGGGGCACGGCATCGCGGTCCGCTTCGACCTGGTCGACGGCGTCGCGCACGAGGGCACGCTGGTGCTCCCCACGGTGAGCGCCTTCTTCGCCGACGTGCTGGCCACCACCGCACCCCGCTGA
- the pcrA gene encoding DNA helicase PcrA produces the protein MSTLFGDLLPEHQPATADAETPSAGRRGRVDVEQLLVGLNPQQREAVTHVGSPLLVIAGAGSGKTRVLTNRIAYLLGERGAHPGSILAITFTNKAAREMRERVEALVGGRARAMWVMTFHSACVRILRKEAKHFGFSGQFSIYDATDSQRLMTLVCRDLDLDPKRYPPRQVVNAVSNLKNELIDYEEATAKAETHWQRTVAECYTMYQKRLQQANAFDFDDLIMTTVHLLQAFPDVKEHYRRRFRHVMVDEYQDTNHAQYVLVRELTGGDVDHAERRTADGDPVGDAEAVQAPPSELCVVGDADQAIYAFRGATIRNIMEFERDFPNAKTVLLEQNYRSTQTILTAANAVIARNEGRKAKNLWSAAGKGDQIVGYVADSEHDEAAFVAREIDELNDQGKAKYGDVAVFYRTNAQSRVFEEVLIRVGLPYKVVGAVRFYERREVRDLLAYLRVLANPDDTVSLRRIVNVPKRGIGDRAEACLDAFANQQDISFYQAVQRAGEVYGLATRSMNAVQEFAALIAELRAMVETGESPSSIAEEVLAKSGYLTELSESRDPQDETRVENLQELVSVAREFEESSEGEGTLARLLERVSLVADADQIPEGEDHGGMITLMTLHTAKGLEFPVVFLTGLEDGVFPHQRSLGDSKELEEERRLAYVGITRARQRLYVSRAEVRTAWGSPSYNPPSRFLQELPVDLLDWQRTGGSGRSTDRRPREPASAGLASQPGVRTLGNRQVPELSIGDRINHDRFGMGKVVGVSGGGDKAQAKIDFGADVGEKTFVLRYAPIQKL, from the coding sequence ATGTCGACGCTCTTCGGTGACCTGCTGCCAGAACACCAGCCCGCGACGGCCGACGCCGAGACGCCGTCGGCCGGCAGACGGGGGCGCGTCGACGTGGAGCAGCTGCTCGTCGGGCTCAACCCGCAGCAGCGGGAGGCGGTCACGCACGTCGGCTCGCCGTTGCTGGTCATCGCCGGTGCCGGGTCGGGGAAGACCCGGGTGCTCACCAACCGCATCGCGTACCTGCTCGGCGAGCGCGGCGCGCACCCTGGCTCGATCCTCGCGATCACCTTCACCAACAAGGCGGCCAGGGAGATGCGCGAGCGCGTCGAGGCGCTGGTCGGCGGGCGCGCGCGGGCGATGTGGGTGATGACGTTCCACTCCGCCTGCGTGCGCATCCTGCGCAAGGAGGCGAAGCACTTCGGGTTCTCCGGCCAGTTCTCCATCTACGACGCCACCGACAGCCAGCGGCTGATGACGCTTGTCTGCCGTGACCTCGACCTCGACCCGAAGCGCTACCCGCCGCGGCAGGTCGTGAACGCCGTCTCGAACCTGAAGAACGAGCTGATCGACTACGAGGAAGCCACCGCCAAGGCCGAGACGCACTGGCAGCGCACCGTCGCCGAGTGCTACACGATGTACCAGAAGCGGCTGCAGCAGGCGAACGCGTTCGACTTCGACGACCTGATCATGACCACCGTGCACCTGCTGCAGGCGTTCCCCGACGTCAAGGAGCACTACCGGCGGCGGTTCAGGCACGTCATGGTCGACGAGTACCAGGACACCAACCACGCCCAGTACGTGCTCGTACGGGAGCTGACCGGCGGCGACGTCGACCACGCCGAACGGCGGACCGCCGACGGCGACCCGGTCGGTGACGCGGAGGCCGTGCAGGCGCCGCCGTCCGAGCTGTGCGTGGTCGGCGACGCCGACCAGGCGATCTACGCGTTCCGCGGCGCGACCATCCGCAACATCATGGAGTTCGAGCGCGACTTCCCGAACGCGAAGACCGTGCTGCTCGAACAGAACTACCGCTCCACCCAAACCATCCTCACCGCGGCGAACGCAGTCATCGCCCGCAACGAGGGGCGGAAGGCGAAGAACCTCTGGTCCGCCGCCGGCAAGGGCGACCAGATCGTCGGCTACGTCGCGGACAGCGAGCACGACGAGGCGGCGTTCGTCGCGCGCGAGATCGACGAGCTCAACGACCAGGGCAAGGCGAAGTACGGCGACGTGGCGGTGTTCTACCGCACGAACGCCCAGTCGCGTGTCTTCGAGGAAGTGCTGATCCGGGTCGGGCTGCCGTACAAGGTGGTCGGCGCGGTGCGGTTCTACGAGCGCAGGGAGGTGCGCGACCTGCTCGCGTACCTGCGGGTGCTCGCCAACCCCGACGACACGGTGTCGCTGCGCCGCATCGTGAACGTACCGAAGCGCGGCATCGGCGACCGGGCGGAGGCCTGCCTGGACGCGTTCGCGAACCAGCAGGACATCAGCTTCTACCAGGCGGTGCAGCGCGCCGGCGAGGTGTACGGGCTGGCCACCAGGTCGATGAATGCAGTGCAGGAGTTCGCCGCGCTGATAGCCGAGCTGCGTGCGATGGTCGAGACCGGTGAGTCGCCGTCCAGCATCGCCGAGGAGGTGCTCGCGAAGAGCGGGTACCTCACCGAGCTGAGCGAGTCGCGCGACCCGCAGGACGAGACCCGGGTGGAGAACCTGCAGGAGCTGGTGTCGGTCGCGCGCGAGTTCGAGGAGTCGAGCGAGGGGGAGGGCACCCTCGCTCGACTCCTCGAGCGGGTGTCGCTGGTGGCCGACGCCGACCAGATCCCGGAGGGCGAGGACCACGGCGGCATGATCACGCTCATGACGCTGCACACGGCCAAGGGGCTGGAGTTCCCCGTGGTGTTCCTCACCGGCCTGGAGGACGGGGTGTTCCCGCACCAGCGCAGCCTCGGCGACAGCAAGGAGCTGGAGGAGGAGCGGCGGCTGGCGTACGTCGGCATCACCCGGGCCAGGCAGCGGCTGTACGTCTCGCGGGCCGAGGTGCGTACGGCGTGGGGCTCGCCGTCGTACAACCCGCCGTCGCGGTTCCTGCAGGAGCTGCCGGTGGACCTGCTCGACTGGCAGCGCACCGGCGGCAGTGGCCGTTCGACCGACCGGCGGCCCAGGGAGCCGGCGAGTGCCGGGCTGGCCAGCCAGCCGGGAGTCCGTACGCTCGGCAACCGGCAGGTGCCCGAGCTGTCCATCGGCGACCGGATCAACCACGACCGGTTCGGCATGGGCAAGGTCGTCGGCGTATCCGGCGGCGGCGACAAGGCGCAGGCGAAGATCGACTTCGGCGCGGACGTCGGCGAGAAGACCTTCGTGCTCCGCTACGCCCCGATCCAGAAGCTCTGA
- a CDS encoding amidohydrolase family protein, with the protein MIDCDVHNSWSSAEVLLPYLEPTFRDYLDRGELPGPKGAFPHTHRAWLHPEGFMRYDTLPADGSTPGSDYDLMRDQLLDRYDLDYVVLTGDEGVEVSTLANPYYAQALATAHNDWLVDQWLSLDQRLLGSIVVAPQNPEGAAAEIRRLAGHPQLVQVLVSSGSQRPFGDPFFHPIWEACAETGLPFAAHLGGQGGLNANPTGCGPPTFFWEAHSLLCETGMGHLASAIAHGVFEKWPNTRFVLVECGIAWVPALLWRLDSDFKALRKETPWLRRLPSEYARDHIRLTTQPLEQPRKPANMWPALEDIGAKDMLMFASDYPHWDFDDPTYLRIPPDWRDQVLDTNARQVYGLPARAEAAEPADVH; encoded by the coding sequence ATGATCGACTGCGACGTACACAACAGCTGGAGCTCCGCGGAGGTGCTCCTGCCGTACCTGGAGCCCACGTTCAGGGACTACCTGGACCGCGGCGAGCTGCCCGGCCCCAAGGGCGCGTTCCCGCACACGCACCGGGCGTGGCTGCACCCCGAGGGCTTCATGCGCTACGACACGCTGCCCGCGGACGGTTCGACGCCGGGCTCCGACTACGACCTGATGCGCGACCAGCTGCTCGACAGGTACGACCTGGACTACGTCGTGCTCACCGGCGACGAGGGCGTCGAGGTGTCCACGCTCGCCAACCCATACTACGCGCAGGCTCTCGCCACGGCACACAACGACTGGCTGGTCGACCAGTGGCTGTCACTCGACCAGCGGCTGCTCGGCTCGATCGTGGTCGCACCGCAGAACCCCGAGGGCGCTGCGGCGGAGATCCGGCGGCTCGCCGGCCACCCACAGCTCGTGCAGGTGCTCGTCTCCAGCGGCTCGCAGCGGCCGTTCGGTGACCCGTTCTTCCACCCGATCTGGGAGGCGTGCGCGGAGACCGGGCTGCCGTTCGCCGCGCACCTCGGCGGGCAGGGCGGGCTCAACGCCAACCCGACCGGCTGCGGGCCGCCGACGTTCTTCTGGGAGGCGCACTCGCTGCTGTGCGAGACCGGCATGGGGCACCTGGCGAGCGCGATCGCGCACGGGGTGTTCGAGAAGTGGCCGAACACCAGGTTCGTCCTCGTCGAGTGCGGGATCGCGTGGGTACCCGCCCTGCTGTGGCGGCTCGACTCGGACTTCAAGGCGCTGCGCAAGGAGACGCCGTGGCTGCGCCGGCTGCCCAGTGAGTACGCGCGCGACCACATCAGGCTGACCACCCAGCCCCTTGAACAGCCGCGCAAGCCGGCGAACATGTGGCCCGCGCTCGAGGACATCGGCGCGAAGGACATGCTGATGTTCGCGTCCGACTACCCGCACTGGGACTTCGACGACCCGACGTACCTGCGCATCCCGCCGGACTGGCGCGACCAGGTGCTCGACACGAACGCCCGCCAGGTCTACGGCCTGCCGGCACGCGCCGAGGCCGCGGAGCCCGCCGATGTCCACTGA
- a CDS encoding PIG-L family deacetylase — protein sequence MLVAAHPDDIDFGAAGTVATWTSSGVDVAYCIVTDGDAGGFDLDFPRAEMGPLRRREQTDAAAEVGVDELHFLGYADGYLEVSLELRRDIARVIRQVRPDRILIPSPEIIYERIYPSHPDHRAAGEAALNAIYPDARNPFTFPELRAEGLEAWTVPETWIMAHPKTNHAVDITEVFERKLAALRAHKSQTAHHDDLEGMLRGYLGTLAEEHGLGEDRLAEAFYVIATG from the coding sequence CTGTTGGTAGCGGCCCATCCCGACGACATCGACTTCGGTGCGGCCGGCACCGTGGCGACCTGGACGAGCAGCGGCGTCGACGTGGCGTACTGCATCGTCACCGACGGCGACGCCGGCGGCTTCGACCTGGACTTCCCGCGCGCGGAGATGGGGCCGCTGCGGCGCCGCGAGCAGACCGACGCGGCCGCCGAGGTCGGCGTGGACGAGCTGCACTTCCTCGGCTACGCCGACGGCTACCTGGAGGTGTCGCTCGAGCTGCGCCGCGACATCGCCAGGGTGATCCGCCAGGTGCGGCCGGACCGCATCCTGATCCCCAGCCCGGAGATCATCTACGAGCGGATCTACCCGTCACACCCGGACCACCGCGCGGCGGGCGAGGCCGCGCTCAACGCCATCTACCCGGACGCCCGCAACCCGTTCACCTTCCCCGAGCTGCGCGCGGAGGGCCTGGAGGCGTGGACGGTGCCGGAGACCTGGATCATGGCGCACCCGAAGACGAACCACGCGGTGGACATCACCGAGGTCTTCGAGCGCAAGCTCGCCGCGCTGCGGGCGCACAAGAGCCAGACCGCGCACCACGACGACCTGGAGGGCATGCTGCGCGGGTACCTCGGCACCCTGGCCGAGGAACACGGCCTGGGCGAGGACCGGCTGGCCGAGGCGTTCTACGTCATCGCCACCGGCTGA
- a CDS encoding DUF1707 domain-containing protein encodes MTMREATAGAQSGLRASDAERERTVEALRKHYETGHIGYAEFNHRMERAYAATYLHELTALAADLPGAASPGNAVAPARQAQKPKERTGAVKVLAIIALVIASLVGLSWLGNLLTAHPLITILAAAAVIWIVLKKPYRRKG; translated from the coding sequence ATGACGATGAGGGAAGCCACCGCAGGCGCGCAGTCCGGATTGCGTGCATCGGACGCCGAACGGGAACGGACCGTCGAGGCGCTGCGCAAGCACTATGAGACTGGCCACATCGGCTACGCGGAGTTCAACCATCGGATGGAGCGCGCGTACGCGGCGACGTACCTGCACGAGCTGACCGCGCTGGCGGCTGACCTGCCAGGCGCGGCGTCGCCGGGGAACGCGGTCGCCCCGGCCCGGCAGGCGCAGAAACCCAAGGAGCGCACGGGTGCGGTCAAGGTGCTCGCCATCATCGCGCTGGTGATCGCGTCACTGGTCGGGCTGTCCTGGCTGGGGAACCTGCTCACCGCGCACCCGCTGATCACGATCCTCGCCGCCGCGGCGGTCATCTGGATCGTGCTGAAGAAGCCGTACCGGAGGAAGGGCTAG
- a CDS encoding Rieske 2Fe-2S domain-containing protein has translation MSTDAAAPATTGHVVCPVSELPPGTRRVVSVGDTQIGVFNVAGEFYALRNRCPHKGGALCEGPITGTTLPTSNRTYTYGRSGEIVRCAWHGWEFEIATGVAIVDPRIRTKSYPVTVDDDQVVVHL, from the coding sequence ATGTCCACTGACGCCGCCGCCCCTGCGACGACCGGGCACGTGGTCTGCCCGGTCAGCGAGCTGCCACCAGGCACCCGCCGGGTGGTCTCCGTCGGCGACACCCAGATCGGCGTGTTCAATGTCGCCGGCGAGTTCTACGCGCTGCGCAACCGCTGCCCGCACAAGGGCGGCGCACTCTGCGAGGGCCCGATCACCGGCACCACGCTGCCGACCAGCAACCGCACGTACACCTACGGCCGGTCCGGCGAGATCGTGCGGTGTGCGTGGCACGGCTGGGAGTTCGAGATCGCCACCGGTGTCGCCATCGTCGACCCGCGGATCCGTACGAAGAGCTACCCGGTGACCGTCGACGACGACCAGGTGGTCGTCCACCTCTGA
- the sucC gene encoding ADP-forming succinate--CoA ligase subunit beta — MDLYEYQAKELFAKHGVPTMAQEVVATPDAAKEAAERFGTTTVVVKAQVKTGGRGKAGGVKLAETPDDAAQKAGEILGLDIKGHIVRKVLVTPAEEIAEEYYFSFLVDRGNRTFLAMASKEGGVDIEEVARTQPEALAKVPVDAVTGVDEAKAREIAVAAKFPDEVVDETAGVIVKLWECFVGEDASLVEVNPLVRTEAGRIVALDGKVTLDESADFRHPDHEQFADIAATDPLEVKAKEKGLNYVKLDGSVGIIGNGAGLVMSTLDVVAYAGEKHGGAKPANFLDIGGGASAEIMANGLEVVLGDPGVRSVFVNVFGGITACDAVANGVVAAFRMLESRGEPVDKKLVVRLDGNNADEGRRILDEANLPGVERVDTMDGAADRAAELAAEGSHA, encoded by the coding sequence GTGGATCTTTACGAGTACCAAGCCAAAGAGCTCTTCGCGAAGCACGGCGTACCGACCATGGCCCAGGAGGTCGTGGCCACACCCGATGCCGCGAAGGAAGCGGCGGAGCGGTTCGGCACCACCACCGTCGTCGTCAAGGCACAGGTCAAGACCGGTGGTCGTGGCAAGGCCGGTGGCGTCAAGCTGGCCGAGACGCCGGATGACGCAGCACAGAAGGCCGGGGAGATCCTCGGCCTGGACATCAAGGGCCACATCGTAAGGAAGGTCCTGGTTACGCCCGCGGAGGAGATCGCCGAGGAGTACTACTTCTCGTTCCTCGTGGACCGCGGCAACCGCACCTTCCTGGCGATGGCGTCCAAGGAGGGCGGCGTCGACATCGAGGAGGTCGCCCGTACCCAGCCGGAGGCGCTCGCGAAGGTGCCCGTGGACGCCGTGACCGGCGTCGACGAGGCCAAGGCGCGCGAGATCGCCGTCGCGGCGAAGTTCCCCGACGAGGTCGTGGACGAGACGGCCGGCGTCATCGTCAAGCTGTGGGAGTGCTTCGTCGGCGAGGACGCCAGCCTGGTCGAGGTGAACCCGCTCGTGCGGACCGAGGCGGGCCGGATCGTCGCGCTGGACGGCAAGGTCACCCTCGACGAGAGCGCCGACTTCAGGCACCCCGACCACGAGCAGTTCGCGGACATCGCCGCGACCGACCCGCTCGAGGTGAAGGCCAAGGAGAAGGGCCTGAACTACGTCAAGCTGGACGGGTCCGTCGGCATCATCGGCAACGGCGCGGGCCTGGTGATGAGCACGCTGGACGTGGTCGCGTACGCCGGGGAGAAGCACGGCGGCGCGAAGCCGGCGAACTTCCTCGACATCGGCGGCGGCGCGTCGGCGGAGATCATGGCCAACGGCCTCGAGGTCGTGCTCGGCGACCCGGGCGTGCGCAGCGTCTTCGTGAACGTGTTCGGCGGCATCACCGCCTGCGACGCGGTGGCGAACGGCGTCGTCGCGGCGTTCCGGATGCTCGAGAGCCGGGGCGAGCCGGTGGACAAGAAGCTGGTCGTGCGGCTGGACGGCAACAACGCCGACGAGGGCAGGCGCATCCTCGACGAGGCCAACCTGCCCGGCGTGGAGCGGGTCGACACCATGGACGGAGCGGCCGACCGCGCCGCGGAGCTCGCGGCCGAGGGGAGCCACGCATGA